The Deinococcus aquaticus genomic interval GCACCCGCCCCACCCGGTGCGGCGCTCCTCCCAGGTCCGCCTTCGCCAGTTGCGCCAGATGCACGGCCCGCTTGGTCAGGTGGTACGTCCCGAAGTGATCCGGGTGCCGGTCGTGGTGGTGCGGCGCGACCAGCACGCGGGGCCGCACCGCGCGCAGCACCGACGCCAGCGCGTGCGCGCCGTCGAGTGTGTCGCGCAGTTCGCCGTCCGGCAGGCCCAGCTGCCCGCGCCACGTGAGGCCCATGATCGCCGCCGCGCGGGCGCACTCGGCCACGCGCACGTCCGGCGTGCCCTGCGTGCCCCGCTCGCCACGCGACAGCTCCAGAATGCCCACCGCGCGCCCCGCGCGGGCCAGCCGGATCAGGGTGCCGCCCGCACCGATCTCCGCGTCGTCCGGGTGCGGCGCGAGGCACAGCCAGTCCAGTGGCCCTGCCACGCCATGAATCGTCTCGAACGCCTCCGGGGTTCCTGCGGTTGCCATGCCCGCCAGCATAGAGTCACCACCGAGGCCCGCACCCGGCGCCTTGACACTCCCCGACGCACTCCATATACTTTTTGAGCTTCCGTCGGAAGTGTCCCAACCTGTATCCCGCCAGTGTAGCTCAGGGGTAGAGCAACTGATTCGTAATCAGTAGGTCGTCGGTTCAAATCCGACCTCTGGCCCCAAGGAAGGCCCCGCCGTGTGCGGGGTTTTTTCGTGTTCGGGGGTGCTGGTGGGCGGGCTATTGTGTTGACAGGATCTCTGGCCCGGTTGGTGTGCGGTGTACGCTTATTCGCATGACGAATGACGCAGCGGCAGGCAGTGGGCAGGGTCCAGTGGCGGATATCGGTGTGATCGGGCTGGCGGTCATGGGTGAGAACCTGATTCTGAACATGGCGAGCCGGGGGTTCACGGTCGCGGCGTTCAACCGCACGGTCAGCAAGGTCACGGCGTTCACGGGGGGCCGCGCGGCCGGGAAGTCCATCGTGGGCGCCGGGTCGCTGGAGGAACTGGTGGGGCAACTCAGGGCTCCGCGCAAGGTGATGCTGATGGTGAAGGCGGGCGCGGCGGTCGATGAGTTCATCGGGCACCTGCGGCCCCTGCTGAGCCCCGGCGACATCATCATTGACGGGGGGAACAGTCACCCGGCGGATTCGACGCGCCGCACGCGGGAACTCGCGGCGGACGGACTGCTGTTCGTGGGGACGGGCGTGTCGGGTGGTGAGGAGGGCGCGCTGACCGGCCCGAGCATCATGCCGGGTGGGAACCCGGAGGCGTGGGAGGCCGTCAGGCCCATCTTCCAGAGCATCGCGGCGAAGGTCGGGGACGGCACGCCCTGCTGCGACTGGGTGGGGCCGGAGGGTGCCGGGCACTTCGTGAAGATGGTTCATAACGGCATCGAGTACGCCGACATGCAGATGATCGCGGAGGCCTACCAGTTGCTGCGTGACGGCGCGGGCCTGAGCGCCCCGGAGGCCGGTGAGGTGTTCGCCCGCTGGAACGAGGGCGAACTGGACAGTTACCTGATCGAGATCACGGCCGACATTCTGGCCAAGACGGACGACCTGACCGGGCAGCCGCTGGTGGACGTGATCCTGGACGCCGCCGGGCAGAAAGGCACCGGGAAGTGGACGTCGGTGGCGGCGCTGGATGCCGGCAGTCCGGCCGCGACGATCACGGAGGCCGTGTACGCCCGCGCCATGAGCGCCCTGAAGGCCGAGCGTGTGGCGGCCAGCCGCGTGCTGAGCGGCCCGACCTTCGCTGCGCCCGCCGACCGCGAGGCGTTCATCGAGGGCGTGCGACAGGCGCTGTACGCCAGCAAGATCGCCGCGTACGCGCAGGGCTTCCAGCTGCTGCACCTGAGTGCGCAGGACGCCGGGTGGACGCTGGATTACGGCCGGATCGCGCAGATGTGGCGCGGCGGGTGCATCATCCGCGCGGCGTTCCTGGACCGCATCAAGGAAGCGTTCGATGCGCAGCCGGACCTGGCGAACCTGCTGCTGGCCCCGTACTTCCGGGACGCCGTGCAGGGCGCGCAGACGGCGTGGCGCGGGGCGGTCGCGGCGGCCGTGGTGGGCGGCGTGCCCGTCCCGGCGTTCAGCAGCGCCCTGGCGTACTACGACGGGTACCGCGCCGAGCGGCTGCCCGCGAACCTGCTTCAGGCACAGCGTGATTACTTCGGCGCGCACACGTACGAGCGCACGGACCGCGAGCGGGGCGAGTTCTTCCACACCAACTGGACCGGGCGCGGCGGCGATACGGCCAGCAGCACGTACAACGCCTGAGCGAGGAGGCTCCCGGCGGCGGGCGGCGTGACCGGCGCCAGCGGCCCGCGCCGGGGGCATTGTGGGGCGGGCGCTTGGTGTGCCCGCCCCCGCTGGGCTACAGTAGGGGGCTGACGGAACACCCACCCGCCTCACGCGGGACGGCAGTGTTTCAGGGAGGTTGCGAGAATGGCGGAAAAAGACATTGACAAGCTGTTGTCCATGACGGACAGCAAGTACCGACTGAGTG includes:
- the bshB1 gene encoding bacillithiol biosynthesis deacetylase BshB1, coding for MATAGTPEAFETIHGVAGPLDWLCLAPHPDDAEIGAGGTLIRLARAGRAVGILELSRGERGTQGTPDVRVAECARAAAIMGLTWRGQLGLPDGELRDTLDGAHALASVLRAVRPRVLVAPHHHDRHPDHFGTYHLTKRAVHLAQLAKADLGGAPHRVGRVLLYQGNADITPNVLVDVEAVQDTWAAAILAHESQFSGAAISETVTPEIVERRRARLTYWGTLARVRYAEAFEADSALLVDPLAL
- the gnd gene encoding decarboxylating NADP(+)-dependent phosphogluconate dehydrogenase — translated: MTNDAAAGSGQGPVADIGVIGLAVMGENLILNMASRGFTVAAFNRTVSKVTAFTGGRAAGKSIVGAGSLEELVGQLRAPRKVMLMVKAGAAVDEFIGHLRPLLSPGDIIIDGGNSHPADSTRRTRELAADGLLFVGTGVSGGEEGALTGPSIMPGGNPEAWEAVRPIFQSIAAKVGDGTPCCDWVGPEGAGHFVKMVHNGIEYADMQMIAEAYQLLRDGAGLSAPEAGEVFARWNEGELDSYLIEITADILAKTDDLTGQPLVDVILDAAGQKGTGKWTSVAALDAGSPAATITEAVYARAMSALKAERVAASRVLSGPTFAAPADREAFIEGVRQALYASKIAAYAQGFQLLHLSAQDAGWTLDYGRIAQMWRGGCIIRAAFLDRIKEAFDAQPDLANLLLAPYFRDAVQGAQTAWRGAVAAAVVGGVPVPAFSSALAYYDGYRAERLPANLLQAQRDYFGAHTYERTDRERGEFFHTNWTGRGGDTASSTYNA